From the Halorhabdus utahensis DSM 12940 genome, one window contains:
- a CDS encoding GH36-type glycosyl hydrolase domain-containing protein: protein MTYGHVDQETGEYVIERPDTPTPWINYLGEGVYGGIVSNTGGGYSFYKDPKNQRVTRYRYNAVPDDQPGRYVYLQDRESGEYWSPTWQPVKTDLDDYECRHGPGYTTIESKYDGIAAEMTYFVPLGEDCELWVLDIENEGRETRTLGAFSYVEFSFPDALGDQTNLDWTGQIMRSRVDETEGVIEMYSSAQELSYTHATSAEVVGFDTQRREFVGQYGSLEEPAVLEAGAARNSQATHDNVIGSFEHDLELEPGESERIVFMTAPERNDDLIAKYDDPSVVDEAFEALQAEWEDYLSTLQVQTPDEQMNTMVNVWNPVQCRSTLYWSRTASRYQAGLGRGMGTRDSSQDTLSIVHAVPDQVRETLEMLWKLQFPDGHAWHQVYPLSGEGDAGLATEDPSKPQWFSDDHLFLVLGTVQYLKETGDYDFLEADIPFEDGSTGSVREHIERAIEFTDEHRGTHGLPRMGYADWNDSLNPDDGSGEAASVMVAMMYCRVLDEVAGLYEFLGEDDRAAELRAKREAEIERIDEHAWDGDWYTRAYDDEGRVIGSASEDYQQISLNTQTWAALGGVDDDRAREAMENAHDRLNTEYGFALLDPPWEGEGKIDRIGGTTTYPPGAKENGGIFCHAHTWSVVAAGLLGDGERAYQYYRQLLPLAHDDVADLRRVEPYVYCQNVLGPAHEEFGVAKNSWLTGTASWAYVGATQYLLGVRPTFDGLLVDPTIPAEWDGFEMEREFRGATYEIAVENPDGVESGVASVEVDGEVIEGNVVPAFEDGETHEVRVVMG from the coding sequence ATGACATACGGACACGTCGATCAGGAAACGGGCGAATACGTCATCGAACGACCCGACACGCCGACGCCGTGGATCAACTACCTCGGCGAGGGCGTCTACGGCGGCATCGTCTCGAACACCGGTGGCGGCTACAGCTTCTATAAAGACCCGAAGAACCAGCGCGTGACGCGCTATCGGTACAACGCCGTCCCGGACGACCAGCCCGGTCGCTACGTCTACCTGCAGGATCGGGAAAGCGGCGAGTACTGGTCGCCGACCTGGCAACCCGTGAAGACGGACCTCGACGACTACGAGTGTCGTCACGGGCCGGGCTACACCACGATCGAGAGCAAATACGACGGCATTGCGGCCGAGATGACGTATTTCGTCCCGCTCGGTGAGGACTGCGAACTGTGGGTGCTGGACATCGAAAACGAGGGCCGGGAGACCCGCACCCTCGGGGCGTTCTCCTACGTCGAGTTCTCGTTCCCGGACGCGCTGGGTGACCAGACCAATCTCGACTGGACGGGCCAGATCATGCGCTCGCGGGTCGACGAAACCGAGGGCGTCATCGAGATGTACTCTTCCGCCCAGGAACTCAGCTACACCCACGCGACCAGTGCCGAGGTCGTCGGCTTTGACACGCAGCGGCGGGAATTCGTCGGCCAGTACGGCAGCCTGGAGGAACCAGCCGTCCTGGAAGCGGGAGCAGCCAGAAACTCACAAGCCACACACGACAACGTCATCGGTTCCTTCGAGCACGACCTCGAACTCGAACCGGGCGAGAGCGAGCGAATTGTCTTCATGACCGCGCCCGAACGAAACGACGACCTCATCGCGAAGTACGACGATCCGTCGGTCGTCGACGAGGCGTTCGAGGCCCTGCAAGCGGAGTGGGAGGACTATCTCTCGACGCTGCAGGTCCAGACCCCTGACGAGCAGATGAACACAATGGTTAACGTCTGGAACCCGGTGCAGTGTCGCTCGACGCTGTACTGGTCCCGGACGGCCTCCCGCTACCAGGCCGGGTTGGGCCGCGGGATGGGGACGCGTGACTCCAGCCAGGACACGCTCTCGATCGTCCACGCCGTGCCCGATCAAGTCCGGGAGACCCTGGAGATGCTCTGGAAACTCCAGTTCCCCGACGGCCACGCCTGGCACCAGGTTTACCCACTCAGCGGCGAGGGTGACGCCGGTCTCGCCACGGAGGATCCCTCCAAGCCACAGTGGTTCTCCGACGACCATCTCTTTCTCGTGCTGGGAACCGTCCAGTATCTCAAGGAGACCGGCGACTACGACTTCCTGGAAGCCGATATTCCATTCGAGGACGGCTCCACGGGCTCCGTCCGCGAGCACATCGAGCGTGCCATCGAGTTCACCGACGAGCACCGCGGCACACACGGCCTGCCGCGGATGGGCTACGCCGACTGGAACGACTCGCTGAACCCCGACGACGGCAGCGGCGAGGCCGCCAGCGTCATGGTCGCGATGATGTACTGTCGCGTCCTCGATGAAGTCGCCGGCCTCTACGAGTTCCTGGGCGAGGACGACCGGGCAGCCGAACTCCGCGCCAAACGCGAGGCAGAGATCGAGCGGATCGACGAGCACGCCTGGGACGGCGACTGGTACACCCGCGCCTACGACGACGAGGGGCGCGTCATCGGATCAGCCAGTGAAGACTACCAACAGATCTCGCTGAACACCCAGACCTGGGCCGCACTCGGCGGCGTCGACGACGACCGCGCCCGGGAAGCCATGGAAAACGCCCACGACCGCCTCAACACCGAGTACGGCTTCGCACTGCTCGACCCGCCGTGGGAAGGCGAGGGCAAGATCGACCGGATCGGCGGCACGACGACCTACCCGCCCGGGGCCAAGGAGAACGGCGGCATCTTCTGTCACGCCCACACGTGGTCGGTCGTCGCCGCCGGCCTGCTGGGCGACGGCGAGCGCGCCTACCAGTACTACCGGCAACTCCTCCCGCTGGCCCACGACGACGTCGCTGATCTCCGGCGCGTCGAACCGTACGTCTACTGCCAGAACGTCCTCGGGCCCGCACACGAGGAGTTCGGCGTCGCGAAGAACTCCTGGCTGACCGGGACCGCATCATGGGCGTACGTCGGTGCGACCCAGTACCTCCTTGGCGTTCGACCGACCTTCGATGGCCTCCTGGTCGACCCGACGATCCCCGCAGAGTGGGACGGCTTCGAGATGGAACGGGAGTTCCGCGGCGCGACCTACGAGATCGCCGTCGAGAATCCCGACGGCGTGGAGAGTGGCGTCGCGAGTGTCGAAGTCGACGGCGAGGTGATCGAGGGCAATGTGGTGCCCGCGTTCGAGGACGGCGAGACCCATGAAGTTCGGGTCGTGATGGGCTGA
- a CDS encoding type II toxin-antitoxin system VapC family toxin, which yields MIVLDRDVLAKIAGRDPNEAILSHLGQYRREEWTIPAVVAWESYKAGSGRTEMLRTQRVLDEQFDRVLDFTDDCALEAAYLDEQLRAQGIRLDPADLLNLATAHAAGGTFVTHNATDFDKPPLYDLVDLDVVMADS from the coding sequence ATGATCGTTCTCGATCGTGACGTCCTCGCGAAGATCGCCGGCCGTGATCCGAACGAGGCGATCCTGTCACACCTCGGGCAGTACCGCAGAGAGGAGTGGACGATCCCCGCCGTCGTCGCCTGGGAGTCCTACAAGGCCGGGTCGGGCCGGACGGAGATGCTCAGGACCCAGCGCGTCCTCGACGAGCAGTTCGATCGCGTGCTGGATTTCACCGACGATTGTGCCCTCGAAGCCGCGTATCTCGACGAACAGCTTCGCGCACAGGGGATCCGGCTGGATCCCGCCGATCTGCTCAATCTCGCGACCGCCCACGCTGCGGGTGGCACGTTCGTCACGCACAATGCCACGGACTTCGACAAGCCACCGCTGTACGATCTCGTCGACCTCGACGTGGTGATGGCGGACTCTTGA
- a CDS encoding DUF7557 family protein gives MSTIRVSEEVKERLRALKRDEESFDELLDRLSRREKDIEEMAGSLAFLDEDGTLEAEMRAAHDELNESLSRRR, from the coding sequence ATGAGTACGATTCGCGTTTCCGAGGAGGTCAAGGAACGCCTGCGTGCCCTGAAGCGCGACGAGGAGTCCTTCGACGAGCTACTGGATCGGTTGAGCCGCCGGGAGAAAGACATCGAGGAGATGGCCGGCAGTCTCGCCTTCCTCGACGAGGACGGGACATTGGAAGCGGAGATGCGGGCGGCCCACGACGAACTGAACGAGTCGCTGTCCCGCCGGCGATGA
- a CDS encoding PH domain-containing protein: MARGLPAIWSSAAGIPLVGVGGYMHTVESNVPPEAGLPFALFGGFVVCLGLYIQLVAAPEPPLMRENEEIIETRNPAQRAAAAKTAIGLAALAVAVYLLVFTFKPYIYPTGSLVLGLYWFTTGLHAYWTNTLTTYYVTNQRIIKEYRFISLVRQELPFSKVRGVEERKSIWETLVGLGNVRVASGGGGTLEVVIRNVYSPTAFANEIRELI; this comes from the coding sequence ATGGCCCGTGGACTTCCAGCGATCTGGAGTAGTGCGGCCGGAATACCGCTTGTGGGAGTAGGCGGATACATGCATACTGTTGAGTCGAATGTTCCACCGGAAGCAGGGCTACCGTTTGCCCTTTTTGGAGGATTTGTAGTCTGTCTCGGGTTGTATATCCAACTTGTTGCTGCACCTGAACCGCCGCTAATGAGGGAAAACGAAGAAATCATTGAAACAAGGAACCCCGCCCAACGGGCTGCTGCTGCAAAGACAGCAATTGGTTTAGCTGCCCTCGCAGTAGCGGTCTACCTACTAGTATTCACGTTCAAGCCATACATCTATCCGACAGGATCACTTGTTTTAGGATTATACTGGTTCACAACTGGATTGCATGCATACTGGACAAATACGTTAACTACATATTACGTAACCAATCAACGGATCATCAAAGAGTATCGATTCATATCACTCGTCAGACAAGAGCTGCCGTTCAGCAAAGTCCGGGGGGTCGAAGAGCGGAAATCAATTTGGGAAACACTCGTGGGTTTAGGAAACGTGCGTGTCGCATCTGGCGGTGGCGGCACCCTCGAAGTGGTTATACGAAACGTATACTCACCCACGGCATTCGCAAATGAGATTCGGGAATTGATATGA